From Glycine soja cultivar W05 chromosome 4, ASM419377v2, whole genome shotgun sequence, the proteins below share one genomic window:
- the LOC114409757 gene encoding ATPase 11, plasma membrane-type: protein MGDKSQVLEAVLKEAVDLENIPIEEVFENLRCSKEGLSSEAAEERLVIFGHNKLEEKKESKFLKFLGFMWNPLSWVMEAAAIMAIALANGGGKPPDWQDFVGIITLLLINSTISFIEENNAGNAAAALMARLAPKAKVLRDGRWNEQDASVLVPGDIVSIKLGDIIPADARLLEGDPLKIDQSALTGESLPVTKGPGDGVYSGSTCKQGEIEAVVIATGVHTFFGKAAHLVDTTNQVGHFQKVLTAIGNFCICSIAVGMVIEIIVMYPIQDREYRPGIDNLLVLLIGGIPIAMPTVLSVTMAIGSHRLSQQGAITKRMTAIEEMAGMDVLCSDKTGTLTLNKLTVDKNLIEVFTKGVDADTVVLMAAQASRLENQDAIDTAIVGMLADPKEARLGIQEVHFLPFNPTDKRTALTYIDRNGKMHRVSKGAPEQILNLAHNKSDIERRVHAVIDKFAERGLRSLAVAFQDVPDGRKESTGGPWQFIGLLPLFDPPRHDSAETIRRALNLGVNVKMITGDQLAIGKETGRRLGMGTNMYPSSALLGQDKDESISALPIDELIEKADGFAGVFPEHKYEIVKRLQARKHICGMTGDGVNDAPALKKADIGIAVADATDAARSASDIVLTEPGLSVIISAVLTSRAIFQRMKNYTIYAVSITIRIVLGFMLLALIWKFDFPPFMVLIIAILNDGTIMTISKDRVKPSPLPDSWKLAEIFTTGVVLGSYLAMMTVIFFWAAYKTNFFPRVFGVSTLEKTAHDDFRKLASAIYLQVSTISQALIFVTRSRGWSYVERPGILLVTAFVIAQLIATLIAVYANWSFAAIEGIGWGWAGVIWLYNIIFYIPLDPIKFLIRYALSGRAWELVIEQRIAFTRQKDFGKEQRELQWAHAQRTLHGLQPPDTKMFTERTHFNELNQMAEEAKRRAEIARLRELHTLKGHVESVLKLKGIDVDTIQQAYTV, encoded by the exons ATGGGTGACAAGTCTCAAGTATTGGAGGCTGTGTTGAAGGAAGCTGTAGATTTG gAGAACATTCCCATTGAGGAGGTTTTTGAGAATCTGAGATGTAGCAAAGAGGGTCTCAGCAGTGAGGCTGCTGAGGAGAGGCTGGTCATTTTTGGCCACAACAAGCTTGAAGAGAAAAAG GAGAGCAAGTTCTTGAAGTTCTTGGGGTTTATGTGGAATCCTCTGTCTTGGGTTATGGAGGCTGCTGCTATAATGGCAATTGCACTTGCCAATGGAGGG gGGAAGCCCCCTGATTGGCAAGATTTTGTTGGTATCATCACCTTGCTTCTCATCAATTCAACTATCAGTTTCATTGAGGAGAACAATGCAGGTAATGCTGCGGCGGCTCTCATGGCTCGGCTTGCTCCGAAAGCAAAG GTCCTCCGCGATGGTAGATGGAATGAGCAAGATGCCTCGGTCCTGGTTCCTGGTGACATAGTTAGCATTAAACTTGGTGATATTATACCGGCTGATGCTCGTCTTCTTGAAGGGGATCCTTTGAAAATTGATCAG TCTGCTCTTACTGGTGAGTCCCTTCCGGTGACAAAGGGCCCTGGCGATGGAGTATATTCTGGTTCTACCTGCAAGCAAGGAGAGATTGAAGCTGTGGTCATTGCCACCGGCGTCCATACCTTCTTTGGGAAAGCTGCTCACCTTGTTGATACCACTAATCAAGTGGGGCACTTTCAAAAG GTGTTGACTGCAATTGGGAACTTCTGCATTTGTTCAATTGCTGTGGGGATGGTTATTGAGATTATCGTTATGTATCCCATCCAAGATCGAGAATATCGCCCTGGAATTGATAACCTTCTTGTGCTTCTTATTGGTGGAATTCCAATTGCCATGCCCACTGTCCTCTCAGTGACTATGGCCATTGGTTCTCATAGGCTATCACAGCAG GGGGCTATCACAAAGAGAATGACAGCTATTGAAGAGATGGCAGGCATGGATGTGCTTTGCAGTGATAAGACTGGGACCCTAACACTAAATAAGCTTACTGTTGACAAAAATCTTATTGAG GTTTTTACAAAAGGAGTGGATGCGGATACTGTGGTTTTGATGGCAGCTCAAGCTTCAAGACTTGAGAATCAAGATGCAATAGACACTGCCATAGTTGGAATGTTGGCTGATCCAAAAGAG GCTCGTCTTGGTATCCAAGAAGTACATTTTCTTCCTTTCAATCCCACTGATAAGAGGACAGCATTGACTTATATTGATCGTAATGGGAAAATGCATAGAGTAAGCAAAGGTGCTCCAGAACAG ATCCTTAATCTTGCACACAATAAATCGGACATTGAACGTAGAGTTCATGCAGTTATAGATAAGTTTGCAGAGCGTGGTTTACGATCCCTTGCAGTAGCATTCCAG GATGTTCCTGATGGAAGGAAAGAGAGTACAGGTGGCCCATGGCAGTTTATTGGTCTTTTGCCTCTGTTCGACCCACCTAGGCATGACAGTGCAGAAACAATACGCAGGGCACTAAACCTTGGAGTGAATGTCAAAATGATTACAG GGGATCAGCTAGCTATAGGAAAGGAAACCGGCCGTCGCTTGGGAATGGGTACCAATATGTATCCTTCATCTGCATTGCTTGGGCAGGATAAGGATGAATCCATATCTGCTTTACCCATTGATGAACTAATTGAAAAGGCTGATGGATTTGCTGGTGTTTTTCCTG AACACAAGTATGAGATTGTGAAACGCCTGCAAGCTAGGAAACATATTTGTGGAATGACCGGTGATGGAGTGAATGATGCGCCTGCACTCAAGAAGGCAGACATTGGTATAGCTGTTGCTGATGCAACTGATGCAGCTCGGAGTGCATCTGATATTGTTTTAACAGAACCTGGTCTTAGTGTTATTATTAGTGCAGTGTTGACAAGCCGAGCTATCTTCCagagaatgaaaaattataca ATTTATGCTGTCTCGATTACAATTCGTATAGTA CTTGGTTTCATGTTACTGGCTCTCATATGGAAGTTTGATTTTCCACCTTTTATGGTGCTTATTATCGCCATTCTAAATGACG GTACTATCATGACTATTTCAAAAGATCGAGTAAAACCATCACCTCTGCCGGATAGCTGGAAGCTAGCTGAGATATTTACAACTGGTGTTGTGCTTGGAAGTTACTTGGCAATGATGACAGTCATATTCTTTTGGGCAGCATACAAAACCAATTTCTTCCCG CGAGTATTTGGAGTTTCTACTCTTGAGAAAACTGCTCATGATGATTTCCGAAAACTGGCCTCTGCAATCTATCTTCAAGTGAGCACTATTAGTCAGGCCCTAATATTCGTGACTCGGTCGCGGGGTTGGTCTTATGTTGAACGTCCTGGTATTTTGCTTGTGACAGCTTTCGTGATTGCTCAGCTG ATTGCCACTTTGATTGCAGTATATGCCAATTGGAGCTTTGCTGCAATTGAAGGCATAGGTTGGGGTTGGGCTGGTGTAATATGGTTATATAACATAATATTCTACATTCCACTTGACCCCATCAAGTTTTTAATTCGATATGCTTTGAGCGGGAGGGCTTGGGAGCTTGTCATCGAGCAAAGG ATTGCATTCACAAGGCAAAAGGACTTTGGAAAGGAACAAAGGGAACTTCAATGGGCCCATGCACAAAGAACATTGCATGGACTTCAGCCACCTGACACCAAGATGTTCACCGAGCGCACACATTTCAATGAACTCAATCAAATGGCTGAAGAAGCTAAAAGGAGAGCCGAAATTGCAAG GCTGCGAGAACTGCATACACTAAAGGGGCACGTAGAATCAGTTTTGAAATTGAAGGGGATTGATGTAGACACAATTCAGCAGGCATACACAGTctga